The following are from one region of the Capsicum annuum cultivar UCD-10X-F1 chromosome 1, UCD10Xv1.1, whole genome shotgun sequence genome:
- the LOC107864948 gene encoding uncharacterized protein LOC107864948 produces the protein MKIILKTLHTSPRATTAPPPSCCPANATCTHEEGEIVENMYTVSADHHTTSCGSRKRPFSKLAGTQDHGSSLISSFHQSEALNEANGCRRSHVAKCQLGQANTSPVMQPQSGLTSGVKLKSEDVGEGPTHATGIQGTSVNPSIKEEPCSTNGTWCDHKTKRIAGLRDQPTRSIDVSFLQRVALAFEEVNANQEEGTRSAKESISMNPSLEPTFLAIVQKHGDITKDCPLESGYMLTSVLEAICKVVQELQQKHFTEFDCNLLNSYCSVVRDAEKMNVNVNWLRTRLDEIKDAVNCIIETKELNDEKNTLAKQIENEKEGLESMKAELEKLKSEIERKENLLNLDTLLTEDMSSLINDRALRIQQYKNMPLMEAFQ, from the exons ATGAAGATCATTCTGAAAACTCTTCACACTTCCCCACGCGCCACCACAGCACCACCACCATCATGTTGTCCGGCAAATGCCACGTGTACacatgaagaaggtgaaattgTGGAGAACATGTATACTGTCTCTGCTGATCATCACACTACAAGTTGTGGATCAAGAAAAAGACCATTTTCAAAACTTG CTGgtactcaagatcatgggtcatcgttaatatcatcatttcaTCAGTCTGAAGCACTAAACGAAGCTAATGGATGTCGGAGAAGTCATGTGGCGAAATGTCAGTTAGGCCAAGCCAATACATCACCAGTTATGCAACCACAATCAGGATTAACTTCAGGAGTGAAGTTGAAAAGTGAAGATGTTGGTGAAGGCCCTACTCATGCTACTGGCATTCAAGGGACAAGTGTTAATCCCTCGATAAAAGAAGAACCGTGCTCGACTAATGGTACTTGGTGTGATCACAAAACAAAGAGAATTGCCGGTCTTAGGGATCAGCCAACTCGTAGTATTGATGTCAGTTTCCTTCAACGAGTAGCGTTAGCATTTGAGGAAGTAAATGCAAACCAAGAAGAAGGCACAAGGTCGGCGAAAGAATCAATTAGCATGAACCCAAGTCTTGAACCAACATTTCTAGCCATTGTCCAAAAGCACGGAGACATTACAAAGGACTGTCCGTTGGAGTCAGGTTACATGCTTACTTCTGTTCTAGAAGCTATATGCAAGGTTGTTCAAGAACTCCAACAGAAACACTTCACTGAATTCGATTGTAATCTCTTGAACTCCTATTGTTCTGTAGTCCGGGATGCTGAGAAAATGAATGTGAACGTCAACTGGTTAAGGACTCGACTTGATGAGATTAAAGATGCGGTAAATTGTATTATTGAGACAAAAGAGCTCAATGATGAGAAGAATACGCTCGCAAAACAGATTGAAAATGAGAAGGAGGGTCTTGAATCAATGAAAGCAGAATTGGAGAAACTCAAGTCTGAaattgaaagaaaggaaaatctGCTCAACTTGGATACGTTGTTGACTGAAGATATGAGTAGCTTGATTAATGATCGGGCACTCAGAATTCAACAGTATAAAAACATGCCGTTGATGGAGGCGTTTCAATAG
- the LOC107864919 gene encoding AT-hook motif nuclear-localized protein 5: MDIKEGMTLSGSAGYYFNRGISGSGAGGGSGSGTPTGVPTPPGYKTLTSANISVQTNVGGGSGSGNVNSGYQVENPSSNFGHGVNISMGSSVSPGSGLVKKKRGRPRKYGPDGTNMSLALSPLSSNPPSGSITPGPKRIRGRPPGSGWKQQLANVGEWMSSSAGLAFTPHVMQIGVGEDVAEKLLAFAQQRPRALCILSANGTVSAITLRPPASSGASVTYEGRFEILCLSGSYLVAETGGPRNRTGGISISVCSPDGHVIGGAIGGRLIAASPVQVVVCSFVYDPKLKNKPESSIKDEKESTEKSSTPVGATLNQGPTSGSGSGVWPPSSRPDVRNSQTEIDLTRG; encoded by the exons ATGGATATAAAGGAAGGGATGACACTATCTGGTTCTGCTGGTTACTATTTCAATAGAGGGATTAGTGGTTCTGGTGCTGGTGGTGGTAGTGGGTCTGGGACACCTACAGGGGTACCTACCCCACCTGGTTACAAGACTCTAACAAGTGCTAACATTTCAGTTCAGACCAATGTGGGgggtggtagtggtagtggtaatGTGAACTCAGGATACCAGGTTGAGAACCCATCATCCAATTTTGGTCATGGTGTTAACATTAGTATGGGTTCTAGTGTTTCACCTGGTAGTGGTCTAGTGAAAAAGAAGAGAGGTAGGCCTAGGAAATATGGTCCTGATGGGACCAATATGTCTTTAGCATTGTCCCCTTTGTCTAGTAACCCTCCAAGTGGGTCTATCACTCCTGGGCCAAAGCGTATCAGGGGCCGGCCTCCCGGAAGTGGGTGGAAGCAACAATTAGCTAATGTTG GTGAATGGATGAGTAGTTCGGCTGGACTGGCTTTTACTCCTCATGTTATGCAAATTGGTGTAGGAGAG GATGTAGCAGAGAAATTGTTGGCATTTGCACAGCAGAGGCCTAGGGCTTTATGTATCTTATCAGCTAATGGCACAGTTTCAGCTATAACATTACGTCCCCCTGCCAGTTCTGGTGCCAGTGTTACTTATGAG GGCCGTTTTGAGATACTATGTCTGTCTGGTTCTTACTTGGTTGCTGAAACCGGTGGTCCACGCAATCGTACCGGTGGTATAAGTATCTCAGTTTGTAGTCCTGATGGCCATGTAATTGGCGGTGCTATAGGGGGTAGGCTCATAGCAGCCAGTCCTGTTCAG GTAGTCGTATGCAGCTTTGTCTATGATCCAAAGTTAAAGAACAAACCAGAAAGCAGCATTAAAGACGAGAAAGAGTCTACTGAAAAGTCATCTACACCAGTTGGTGCCACACTGAATCAAGGTCCTACTTCAGGGTCTGGTTCGGGTGTTTGGCCTCCAAGTTCCCGGCCAGATGTAAGAAATTCCCAGACCGAGATTGACCTGACGCGTGGATGA
- the LOC107864937 gene encoding putative ripening-related protein 1, protein MNKGSYLSLVHFIAFLILAMSMACSDILMVEAQKCKPSGKIKGKKPPKDQCRPGDECCEEGKFYTTYKCSPPVTGHTKAILTINDFDKGGDGGGPSECSGKYYHNSIPVVALSTGWYSKGSRCFENITIHANGRSVKAMVVDECDSGRGCDAPHAYLPPCQNNIVDASAAVWKALHVPKKDWGWLEIVWSD, encoded by the coding sequence ATGAACAAGGGAAGTTACCTTAGCCTAGTTCATTTTATTGCTTTCTTGATCCTAGCAATGTCCATGGCTTGTAGTGACATATTAATGGTGGAAGCTCAAAAATGCAAGCCAAGTGGAAAGATCAAGGGTAAAAAGCCCCCAAAAGATCAATGCAGGCCTGGTGATGAATGTTGTGAAGAAGGGAAATTTTACACCACGTACAAATGTTCACCTCCGGTTACTGGTCACACGAAGGCAATTCTTACCATCAACGACTTTGACAAGGGGGGTGATGGTGGCGGTCCATCAGAATGTAGTGGCAAATATTACCACAACTCTATCCCCGTGGTGGCCTTGTCCACCGGATGGTACAGTAAAGGGAGCCGTTGTTTTGAGAACATTACCATCCACGCGAATGGAAGGAGTGTGAAAGCCATGGTTGTCGATGAATGTGACTCGGGTAGAGGGTGTGATGCTCCACATGCATACCTTCCTCCTTGCCAGAATAATATTGTTGATGCTTCTGCAGCAGTGTGGAAAGCTCTCCATGTACCTAAGAAAGATTGGGGTTGGCTTGAAATCGTCTGGTCTGATTAA